A portion of the Salarias fasciatus chromosome 15, fSalaFa1.1, whole genome shotgun sequence genome contains these proteins:
- the ccdc167 gene encoding coiled-coil domain-containing protein 167 codes for MAKLKDKRRENISVATEIDRLEERKARCQDNLERAEFRSRREELSEKERQELEDEMAIMNERVLKLDKELETLRGENRRNMVLSVALLVLSALFYYIFIYSEENS; via the exons ATGGCAAAATTAAAGGACAAAAGACGAGAGAACATAAGTGTCGCCACCGAG ATTGACCGTCTGGAGGAGCGGAAGGCGCGTTGCCAGGACAACCTGGAGAGGGCGGAGTTcaggagcaggagagaggagctcTCCGAGAAGGAGAG ACAAGAGCTGGAAGATGAAATGGCAATCATGAATGAAAGGGTGCTGAAGCTGG ATAAGGAGCTGGAAACATTGAGAGGCGAGAACCGGAGGAACATGGTGCTGTCCGTTGCCCTGCTGGTTCTCAGTGCTCTTTTCTACTACATCTTCATTTACAGTGAAGAAAACTCGTGA
- the gpr6 gene encoding G-protein coupled receptor 6 has translation MNESLVVNDSSASPVAGEALPWLEAESSDHNGSLQLSAAPFDFPINPWDIMLCMSGTVIACENAIVVAIIFYTPTLRTPMFVLIGSLATADLLAGMGLILNFVFQYVISSETISLITVGFLVASFTASISSLLAITVDRYFSLYNALTYFSEKTLQYVHLMLVGTWGVSLFLGLLPVLGWNCLDEPTSCSIVRPLTRSNLTLLATSFFAIFVLMLTLYFKICKIVCHHAHQIALQQHFFATSHYVATKKGVSTLAIILGTFGASWLPFAIYCLVGEREYPSVYTYATLLPATYNSMINPIIYAYRNTEIQRSIYMLLCGCFQANGSYRSRSPSEV, from the coding sequence ATGAATGAGTCGCTGGTGGTGAACGACTCCTCTGCGTCTCCTGTGGCTGGGGAGGCTCTCCCCTGGCTGGAGGCTGAGTCTTCGGACCACAACGGCAGCCTGCAATTGTCTGCCGCTCCGTTTGACTTCCCCATCAACCCGTGGGACATCATGCTTTGTATGTCAGGCACGGTGATCGCCTGTGAGAACGCTATAGTGGTGGCAATCATCTTCTACACACCAACGCTAAGGACTCCCATGTTTGTGCTGATTGGGAGCCTGGCCACTGCGGACCTGTTGGCCGGGATGGGATTAATCCTGAATTTTGTGTTCCAGTATGTGATCTCCTCTGAGACCATCAGTCTTATCACCGTAGGCTTTTTGGTGGCCTCTTTCACTGCATCCATCAGTAGCCTCTTAGCCATCACAGTGGACCGTTACTTCTCCCTCTACAATGCCCTCACTTACTTCTCTGAGAAGACGCTGCAGTATGTCCACCTGATGCTGGTGGGGACCTGGGGCGTGTCTCTGTTCCTGGGCTTGCTGCCCGTCCTCGGCTGGAACTGCCTAGATGAGCCGACCTCCTGCAGCATCGTCCGCCCTCTGACCCGAAGCAACCTCACACTTTTGGCCACTTCCTTCTTTGCCATTTTCGTGCTCATGCTGACCCTGTACTTCAAGATCTGCAAAATAGTGTGCCACCATGCCCATCAGATCGCCCTCCAGCAGCACTTTTTTGCAACATCTCATTATGTGGCCACCAAGAAGGGTGTGTCCACTTTGGCTATTATCTTAGGGACTTTTGGTGCCAGCTGGCTCCCTTTTGCAATTTACTGTCTAGTGGGCGAGAGGGAGTATCCATCAGTGTACACCTATGCCACGCTGCTGCCAGCCACCTACAACTCCATGATCAACCCCATCATTTATGcctacagaaacacagagatcCAGCGCTCCATCTACATGCTTCTATGTGGCTGTTTTCAAGCTAATGGGTCCTATAGGTCCAGGTCACCAAGTGAGGTCTGA